Within Campylobacter sp. MIT 99-7217, the genomic segment AGTGCTTCACTTTTGCCAACAGAAAGTTTTGGGCTTGATAATAAAGGCAATGTTATCATCAATGCGAAAAATATAAAAAAGGTAGAGGATAAGGCGTGATGAGCTTAGATATTTTTGAGCTTGAAAACCAAAAAAGCTATAACAAAACAAGCACCAGCAAAACCAACAAAACCAGCAATAAGGGCAAGAGTAGGAGTATCTATCATTTTATATCCTTTAATGTTTTAAGTTGCTTTAAAATGCCTAAGCTTAAGAATATAAGCAAAATCAAATTTAAGATTATGCTCAAAGCTATGATTAGCACTTGCCAACTTTCTAAGCTTTTAAAATTTATGACCAAAAAAGCACTCATTGAAAAAAGTGAAGTTAAAAAGATTATGGTAAATGTCTTAAGTAAATCTAAATGTATCTTAACTCTTTCCATGCGTAAATTTTACACAAAAAAACTAAATTTAACTTAAAGGAGGCACATATGAAGCAAATCACGATTAAAAGGCGTTACAAAGAAAAAACTTGTGTGGTTGGCAAGCTTTATTTAGATGAAACTTTTCTTTGTTTTACTTTAGAAGAAGATGAAGAGGGCTTAGCAAGTGGCAAGGATTTAAGAATTCCAGCAGATACTTATAAGCTTGAATGGTATCAAAGCCCTAAATTTAGCCCAAGACTTGCAAAGGCTTTAAATGTTGCAAATCAAAAAGCTATTCGTATCTATAATGACAAGGTGGCTAAAGAGCGTTGCATTTTAATCCACGCAGGAAACACACATAAAGATACTTTAGGTTGTATCTTACTTGGTAAGGGCTTTGTTACGGGAAGTGATAGTATCACGCAAAGCACGCAAGCAGTAAAAGAGTTTTACGAAAAGCTAAACGAGCTTAAAGACTTATCAAATCTTAAGCTTGTGATAGTTAATGAGTTTTAAATTTATATAGAAAGGAGTAGAGTTTTTAAAGGAGCCACTGAGTGCTACATTTAGCCGCCCTGTTTTCACAGGGCATACACTAATAAGCCTTGACATAGCAAAGCATTAGTAGTATAATAAGAGCTAAGATGTAGCGAAGCAGTTTCATCTAAAACACCTACTTTCTAGGGTAAGATTAGCTACTGAGGGCTAGCTCAGTGGCAAACCCTTGAAAGTATCTTAGCTTAAACTTCTTTAAAAACTCATAAACAATACAATGAAAACAAAAGCAAGGTATTATTTTTTCTTGTTTAAATGGTTTTTGATCGGAAAAAATCACTGCGATATTCCACCCTTTGCAAAAAGGTATTTTTGGGTTTTGCATAAGGCTTTATGGATAGTAATCACGCTAAGTTTAGTCTTTAGTCTTTACGCTCTTTTAAATGCAGTAAATGGAGGCTAAAAATGATCAATTACAACGAACTTTTGCCCGTGATACTTATAGGCTTTGTGTGTAGTATCATCGCCAATTTAGACCTTTTTAAAAAGCAATTTAGCGATACTGAGGGTCAAAGCAATTTAAAGCTTTTTGCAGTGGATTTTATACGTAATTTCATTTTCACGACTATCTTTGCTGTGTTTTTGTTTTATCTTTGTGGAAGCTTCACTGAAAACTATCAGCTAAAACTTGGCATTGTTGGCGTCATCTCAATACTTGGCATTGAAAAAGCCTTAGAACTAGTCGAAAAAATCATGAACTTAAGGAGGTAACATGACTTATAAATTCT encodes:
- a CDS encoding DUF5675 family protein, with product MKQITIKRRYKEKTCVVGKLYLDETFLCFTLEEDEEGLASGKDLRIPADTYKLEWYQSPKFSPRLAKALNVANQKAIRIYNDKVAKERCILIHAGNTHKDTLGCILLGKGFVTGSDSITQSTQAVKEFYEKLNELKDLSNLKLVIVNEF